Proteins encoded by one window of Arachis ipaensis cultivar K30076 chromosome B04, Araip1.1, whole genome shotgun sequence:
- the LOC107635385 gene encoding UDP-glucose 6-dehydrogenase 1 (The sequence of the model RefSeq protein was modified relative to this genomic sequence to represent the inferred CDS: added 54 bases not found in genome assembly) gives MVKICCIGAGYVGGPTMAVIALKCPSIEVAVVDISKPRIAAWNSDQLPIYEPGLDAVVKECRGRNLFFSTDVEKHVFEADIVFVSVNTPTKTQGLGAGKAADLTYWESAARMIADVSKSDKIVVEKSTVPVKTAEAIEKILTHNSKGIKFQILSNPEFLAEGTAIEDLFKPDRVLIGGRETPEGQKALQTLKEVYAHWVPEERILTTNLWSAELSKLAANAFLAQRISSVNAMSALCEATGANIQQVSFAVGTDTRIGPKFLNASVGFGGSCFQKDILNLVYICECNGLPEVAEYWKQVIKINDYQKSRFVNRVVSSMFNTVSSKKVAILGFAFKKDTGDTRETPAIDVCKGLLGDKANLSIYDPQVTEDQIQRDLSMNKFDWDHPIHLQPTSPSTVKKVSVVWDAYEATKDAHGICILTEWDEFKTLDYQRIYENMQKPAFVFDGRNIVDADKLRDIGFIVYSIGKPLDAWLKDMPAVVA, from the exons ATGGTGAAGATTTGCTGCATTGGTGCTGGATATGTTGGGGGTCCTACAATGGCAGTCATTGCACTGAAGTGCCCATCCATTGAAGTCGCTGTTGTCGATATCTCCAAACCCCGTATTGCAGCCTGGAATAGCGACCAGCTTCCCATCTATGAGC CTGATGTTGAAAAGCATGTGTTTGAGGCTGACATTGTGTTTGTCTCCGTCAACACCCCAACGAAAACTCAGGGTCTTGGAGCCGGCAAAGCAGCCGATTTGACCTATTGGGAGAGCGCTGCTCGCATGATTGCTGATGTCTCAAAGTCAGACAAAATCGTTGTTGAGAAATCCACTGTCCCTGTCAAGACTGCTGAGGCTATAGAGAAAATTTTGACTCACAATAGCAAGGGAATCAAGTTCCAGATCCTGTCAAACCCGGAATTCCTTGCTGAGGGAACTGCAATCGAAGACCTTTTCAAGCCAGACCGTGTCCTTATCGGTGGCCGGGAGACCCCAGAAGGCCAGAAAGCTCTCCAAACATTGAAGGAAGTTTATGCTCACTGGGTCCCTGAAGAGAGAATCCTAACCACTAACCTGTGGTCTGCTGAGCTGTCTAAGCTTGCTGCCAATGCCTTCTTGGCGCAGAGGATTTCATCTGTTAATGCAATGTCGGCGCTTTGCGAGGCTACCGGGGCAAATATCCAGCAGGTGTCCTTTGCTGTCGGTACTGACACAAGAATTGGACCCAAGTTCCTCAATGCCAGTGTTGGATTTGGTGGATCCTGCTTCCAGAAGGATATCCTGAACCTTGTCTACATCTGCGAGTGCAACGGCCTTCCTGAGGTGGCCGAGTACTGGAAGCAAGTCATCAAGATCAATGATTACCAGAAGAGCCGGTTCGTGAACCGTGTAGTCTCATCCATGTTCAACACTGTCTCAAGCAAGAAGGTTGCCATTCTTGGATTCGCCTTCAAGAAAGATACCGGTGACACAAGGGAGACCCCGGCCATTGACGTGTGCAAGGGGCTACTTGGCGACAAGGCCAACCTAAGCATATATGATCCACAGGTAACCGAGGACCAAATCCAGAGGGATCTGTCGATGAACAAGTTCGATTGGGACCATCCGATCCACTTGCAGCCGACTAGTCCTTCTACCGTGAAGAAAGTGAGTGTGGTTTGGGATGCATATGAAGCCACAAAGGATGCACATGGAATCTGCATTCTTACTGAGTGGGATGAGTTCAAGACCCTTGATTACCAGAGGATCTATGAGAACATGCAGAAGCCAGCATTTGTTTTTGATGGAAGAAACATTGTTGATGCTGATAAGTTGCGTGATATTGGATTCATTGTTTACTCAATTGGTAAGCCACTTGATGCTTGGCTCAAGGACATGCCTGCTGTGGTGGCATAG
- the LOC107635386 gene encoding titin homolog, whose translation MDTATNNPAAPITTPAKGFRSKNQEPSKYSENVNPNSNTTPFSKPLSNPCGSSSSPSPSPVVKKSCSKSQRKPQSSAAKEGVVNSVNSVQKNKIRQRKFVVAKKNKNKKFEGSGGDGDKGSNSTLSFCKCKESNKNNKCLCVAYQNLRKSQEEFFKNKQAQEQGQDQEDGAAEIEREIIEEEQRQQEEAIGEDCGGLGSVVDLAVKRRREKLMDEARKSVPEAGPGKVMHLVKAFEKLLTVSTTGKKDQDQDQDQMAEAALAEEQEPREKEENKVKRKVMRWALPGLPLPNDATERTQEVSGCSSFCPPQAILTSESLGLNPKASVSSSWDSSRGSVSNRTSNGGRRSRRNSLESTSTFGGSRWKKKQQLKVTSQKPFKLRTEERGKVKEEEFVKKIHEMMTEEEKQRIPIAQGLPWTTDEPECLVKPPVKEITQPIDLQLHSDVRAMDRAEFDHQVAEKLSLIEQYKLEKERQQKMAEEEEIKRLRRELVPKAQPMPYFDRPFIPRRSVKNPTIPKEPQFHIPHHKKIKCSLSYSSDLSP comes from the exons ATGGATACAGCCACCAATAATCCCGCCGCACCAATAACCACTCCAGCCAAGGGTTTCCGATCAAAGAATCAAGAACCCTCCAAATATTCCGAAAATGTCAACCCTAACAGTAATACCACTCCATTTTCCAAACCCTTATCCAATCCTtgtggttcttcttcttctccttctccttcacCTGTTGTGAAGAAATCGTGTTCCAAGTCACAGAGGAAGCCACAATCCTCAGCAGCAAAGGAGGGTGTTGTGAATTCCGTGAATTCCGTTCAGAAGAACAAGATCAGGCAGAGGAAGTTCGTTGTtgcaaagaagaataagaacaagAAGTTCGAGGGGAGTGGTGGCGATGGTGATAAGGGTTCAAACTCAACGCTGTCGTTTTGCAAGTGCAAAGAGAGCAACAAGAACAACAAGTGTCTCTGTGTGGCTTACCAGAATCTCAGGAAGTCACAGGAAGAGTTCTTCAAGAACAAGCAAGCACAAGAACAAGGGCAAGATCAAGAAGATGGAGCTGCTGAGATTGAGAGAGAGATCATCGAAGAAGAACAACgacaacaagaagaagccataGGAGAGGATTGTGGTGGATTGGGGAGTGTTGTTGATTTGGCTGTGAAGAGGAGGAGGGAGAAGTTGATGGACGAAGCAAGGAAGAGTGTTCCTGAAGCTGGGCCTGGCAAGGTGATGCATTTGGTCAAGGCATTTGAGAAGCTTCTAACTGTTTCCACCACTGGAAAGAAAGATCAGGATCAGGATCAGGATCAAATGGCCGAGGCGGCGCTGGCGGAAGAACAGGAGCCACGAGAGAAAGAGGAGAATAAGGTGAAGAGAAAGGTTATGAGATGGGCACTGCCAGGGTTGCCACTTCCTAATGATGCAACTGAAAGAACTCAGGAAGTGTCTGGTTGTTCTTCATTTTGCCCGCCACAGGCGATTCTCACATCCGAGAGCCTTGGCTTGAATCCGAAGGCTTCAGTTTCGTCTTCATGGGATAGCAGCCGTGGAAG TGTATCTAACAGGACTTCTAATGGAGGTAGAAGAAGCAGAAGAAAT AGTTTGGAATCAACTAGCACCTTTGGGGGAAGCAGgtggaagaagaagcagcagctgaAAGTCACCAGCCAAAAACCATTCAAGCTAAGAACTGAG GAAAGAGGGAAGGTGAAAGAGGAAGAATTTGTGAAGAAGATACATGAAATGATGACAGAGGAAGAGAAGCAAAGGATACCAATAGCCCAAGGGCTTCCATGGACAACAGATGAACCTGAG TGTTTGGTAAAGCCTCCTGTCAAAGAAATCACACAGCCGATTGACCTGCAGCTTCACAGTGATGTGCGGGCAATGGATCGTGCTGAGTTTGATCATCAG GTTGCAGAAAAATTGAGTTTGATAGAGCAGTACAAATTGGAGAAGGAGAGGCAACAAAAG AtggcagaagaagaagaaatcaaaAGGTTAAGGAGGGAGCTTGTTCCAAAAGCACAACCGATGCCTTATTTTGATAGGCCTTTTATTCCAAGGAG GTCTGTGAAGAATCCAACAATACCTAAAGAGCCCCAGTTTCACATACCACACCACAAAAAGATCAAGTGTAGCTTATCCTATTCGAGCGATTTGAGTCCATAA
- the LOC107635387 gene encoding 40S ribosomal protein S19-1 — MATSRTVKDVSPHEFVKAYASHLKRSGKMELPEWTDLVKTARFKELAPYDPDWYFIRAASMARKIYLRGGLGVGAFKRIYGGSQRNGSRPPHFCESSGAIARHILQQLESMTIIEVDPKGGRRITSNGRRDLDQVAGRIVVAP, encoded by the exons ATGGCAACTTCGAGGACAGTGAAGGATGTCTCTCCTCACGAGTTTGTTAAAGCTTACGCTTCTCACCTTAAGCGTTCTGGCAAG ATGGAGCTTCCTGAATGGACAGATCTTGTAAAAACTGCTAGGTTTAAAGAGCTTGCTCCCTATGATCCTGATTGGTACTTTATTAGAGCAG CTTCTATGGCAAGAAAGATCTATCTGAGAGGCGGTCTTGGTGTTGGTGCTTTCAAGAGGATTTATGGTGGTAGCCAGAGGAATGGAAGCCGCCCCCCACATTTCTGCGAGAGCAGTGGTGCTATTGCTAGACACATTTTGCAACAGCTGGAAAGCATGACCATTATTGAGGTTGATCCTAAAGG GGGTAGGAGAATAACTTCAAACGGACGGAGGGATCTTGACCAAGTTGCTGGGAGAATTGTGGTTGCTCCTTGA